Proteins co-encoded in one Aquincola tertiaricarbonis genomic window:
- a CDS encoding AzlD domain-containing protein: MSWPDGIDWTVLACGAGTLLLRTLPFIAQRRSPTPWASSLARWWSAFTTAIGPSALGTLLVVSVWPLARGHEQRPDEAAVAVAVGLLAVWVTRARLGGLVGAMLAGALVYGVTKALLNAF; this comes from the coding sequence GGACGGTGCTGGCCTGCGGTGCCGGCACGCTGTTGTTGCGTACCCTGCCATTCATCGCACAGCGGCGTTCCCCCACTCCGTGGGCCAGTTCCCTGGCTCGGTGGTGGTCCGCGTTCACGACGGCCATCGGGCCGTCGGCATTGGGCACGTTGTTGGTGGTCAGCGTGTGGCCGCTGGCCCGCGGCCATGAACAGCGGCCTGACGAGGCGGCTGTGGCGGTGGCCGTCGGCCTGCTGGCCGTCTGGGTCACAAGGGCGCGTCTGGGCGGCTTGGTGGGGGCAATGCTGGCAGGTGCGCTGGTGTACGGTGTGACCAAAGCACTGCTGAATGCCTTCTGA
- a CDS encoding alpha/beta fold hydrolase, translating to MPIPQVEIIEEGTGTDTIVMVHGWPDTHHLWDAQVAAFKGRYRCVRFTLPGFDISRPISRAYSLDEVIGAIAAVVDRVSPGRPVILLVHDWGCFYGYQYLARHPQRVQRLIGVDIGDAGSRANLQEMGTKGKLGAMAYQLTLASAWKLRGSVGDAIARRTAKLFRAPAPQERIGAQMGYPYAVQWFKEAGGFGRPKAFAPSCPMLFFYGERKPFMFHSKAWLQKLAAQPGNRVVGLPTGHWVMVGRPAEFNAAVLEWLAAPVSAAAAGPAAASHAPSP from the coding sequence ATGCCAATACCCCAGGTCGAGATCATCGAAGAAGGCACCGGCACCGACACCATCGTGATGGTGCACGGCTGGCCAGACACCCACCACCTGTGGGACGCGCAGGTGGCCGCCTTCAAGGGCCGGTACCGCTGCGTGCGCTTCACGCTGCCGGGCTTCGACATCAGCCGCCCGATTTCGCGCGCCTACAGCCTGGACGAGGTCATCGGCGCCATCGCCGCGGTGGTGGACCGGGTGAGCCCGGGCAGGCCGGTGATCCTGCTGGTGCACGACTGGGGCTGCTTCTACGGCTACCAGTACCTGGCGCGCCACCCGCAGCGGGTGCAGCGGCTGATCGGCGTGGACATCGGCGATGCCGGCTCACGCGCCAACCTGCAGGAGATGGGCACCAAGGGCAAGCTGGGCGCGATGGCCTACCAGCTCACGCTGGCCAGCGCCTGGAAGCTGCGCGGCAGCGTGGGCGACGCCATCGCCCGGCGCACCGCCAAGCTGTTCCGCGCCCCGGCGCCGCAGGAACGCATCGGCGCGCAGATGGGCTACCCCTATGCCGTGCAGTGGTTCAAGGAGGCTGGCGGCTTCGGCCGCCCCAAGGCCTTTGCGCCCAGCTGCCCGATGCTGTTCTTCTACGGCGAGCGCAAGCCCTTCATGTTCCACAGCAAAGCGTGGCTGCAGAAGCTGGCCGCCCAGCCGGGCAACCGTGTGGTGGGCCTGCCCACCGGCCACTGGGTGATGGTGGGCCGGCCGGCCGAGTTCAATGCAGCGGTGCTCGAGTGGCTGGCCGCGCCGGTGTCGGCCGCGGCGGCGGGGCCGGCGGCGGCAAGCCACGCCCCTTCGCCTTGA
- a CDS encoding lysylphosphatidylglycerol synthase domain-containing protein, producing MDQPKGRGITARAWWPWARRIATLAFFSLVVWLLFKQARTIDWAQVWQAAANHPLPALLLAAGLGIASHLLYSSFDLLGRHYTGHRLPARQVMLTTFISYAFNLNLGSLVGGVAFRFRLYSRLGLDNARIGRILGISMLTNWLGYLVLAGAVFASGLLEVPAEWRIAGPPLQWLGGALLLAAAGYLLACFASKRRLLVVRGHELPLPTGRMALLQLVMSCTNWMLMGAMVWTLLDQRIGYPTVLGVLLIAAIAGVVTHVPAGLGVLEAVFVTLLSDRIPAGELLASLLIYRAMYYLVPLALATLLHLTIEARALKAKGRGLPPPAPPPRPTPARPATRAPLH from the coding sequence ATGGACCAACCGAAGGGCCGGGGCATCACCGCCCGCGCCTGGTGGCCCTGGGCGCGGCGCATCGCCACGCTGGCCTTCTTCAGCCTGGTGGTGTGGCTGCTGTTCAAGCAGGCCCGCACCATCGACTGGGCGCAGGTGTGGCAGGCGGCGGCCAACCACCCGCTGCCCGCGCTGCTGCTGGCGGCCGGCCTGGGCATCGCCAGCCATCTGCTGTACAGCAGCTTCGACCTGCTGGGCCGGCACTACACCGGCCACCGGCTGCCTGCGCGGCAGGTGATGCTCACCACCTTCATCAGCTACGCCTTCAACCTCAACCTGGGCTCTTTGGTGGGGGGCGTGGCCTTCCGCTTCCGGCTGTACTCGCGGCTGGGGCTGGACAACGCCCGCATCGGCCGCATCCTGGGCATCAGCATGCTCACCAACTGGCTGGGCTACCTGGTGCTGGCGGGCGCGGTGTTCGCCTCGGGCCTGCTGGAAGTGCCGGCCGAGTGGCGCATCGCCGGGCCGCCGCTGCAGTGGCTGGGTGGGGCCTTGCTGCTGGCCGCGGCGGGCTACCTGCTGGCCTGCTTTGCCTCGAAGCGGCGGCTGCTGGTGGTGCGCGGGCATGAGCTGCCGCTGCCCACCGGGCGCATGGCGCTGCTGCAGCTGGTGATGTCTTGCACCAACTGGATGTTGATGGGCGCCATGGTGTGGACGCTGCTCGACCAGCGCATCGGCTACCCCACGGTGCTGGGCGTGCTGCTCATTGCCGCCATCGCCGGCGTGGTCACGCACGTGCCCGCCGGCCTGGGCGTGCTGGAGGCGGTGTTCGTCACCCTGCTGTCCGACCGCATTCCGGCCGGTGAGCTGCTGGCTTCGCTGCTGATCTACCGCGCGATGTACTACCTGGTGCCGCTGGCGCTGGCCACGCTGCTGCACCTGACGATCGAGGCGCGGGCGCTCAAGGCGAAGGGGCGTGGCTTGCCGCCGCCGGCCCCGCCGCCGCGGCCGACACCGGCGCGGCCAGCCACTCGAGCACCGCTGCATTGA
- the clsB gene encoding cardiolipin synthase ClsB encodes MSNRWVAGNRFELLENGEGFYPRVFEAIASAQQEVYVETFILFDDKVGRGLHEALLSAARNGAKVHLLIDGFGSPDLTPAFTDPLREAGVELHVFDPAPPILGWRRNMLRRMHRKIVVIDGKQAFVGGINYSADHLADYGPEAKQDYAVEVHGPIVGHIYAFTKAAARVVQPSRRWLRRAKPEAEKALDPAGEAQALFITRDNRDHTTDIERHYRAAIRSARERVVIANAYFFPGYRFIRELRNAARRGVEVVLILQGEPDMPIAKAAAETLYANLLKAGVRIFEYCERPLHGKVALVDDEWSTVGSSNLDPLSLSLNLEANVVIRDRDFNGTLHGRLKHLMDNACKEVDASQIDPPSLWSMIRSYVVFHFIRKFPRWAPRLPQLTRPTVAPLRL; translated from the coding sequence ATGAGCAATCGTTGGGTGGCGGGCAACCGCTTCGAGCTGCTGGAGAACGGCGAGGGCTTCTACCCCCGCGTGTTCGAGGCCATCGCCTCTGCGCAGCAGGAGGTCTACGTCGAGACCTTCATCCTGTTCGACGACAAGGTGGGCCGGGGCCTGCATGAAGCCCTGCTCAGCGCCGCGCGCAACGGTGCCAAGGTGCATCTGCTGATCGACGGCTTCGGCTCGCCCGACCTGACGCCCGCCTTCACCGACCCGCTGCGCGAAGCCGGCGTCGAGCTGCATGTGTTCGACCCCGCACCGCCCATCCTCGGCTGGCGGCGCAACATGCTGCGCCGCATGCACCGCAAGATCGTGGTGATCGACGGCAAGCAGGCTTTCGTGGGCGGCATCAACTATTCGGCCGACCACCTGGCCGACTACGGCCCCGAGGCCAAGCAGGACTATGCGGTGGAGGTGCACGGCCCCATCGTCGGCCACATCTACGCCTTCACCAAGGCCGCGGCGCGGGTGGTGCAGCCCAGCCGCCGCTGGCTGCGCCGCGCCAAGCCCGAGGCGGAGAAGGCGCTGGACCCGGCGGGCGAGGCCCAGGCCCTGTTCATCACGCGCGACAACCGCGACCACACCACCGACATCGAACGCCACTACCGCGCGGCCATCCGCTCGGCGCGCGAGCGGGTGGTCATCGCCAACGCCTACTTCTTTCCGGGCTACCGCTTCATCCGCGAGCTGCGCAATGCGGCGCGCCGCGGCGTGGAGGTGGTGCTGATCCTGCAGGGCGAGCCCGACATGCCCATCGCCAAGGCAGCCGCGGAAACGCTGTATGCCAACCTGCTGAAGGCCGGCGTGCGCATCTTCGAGTACTGCGAACGGCCGCTGCACGGCAAGGTGGCGCTGGTGGACGACGAATGGTCCACCGTGGGCTCCAGCAACCTCGATCCGCTGAGCCTCTCGCTCAACCTGGAGGCCAACGTCGTCATCCGCGACCGCGACTTCAACGGCACCTTGCACGGCCGCCTGAAGCACCTGATGGACAACGCCTGCAAGGAAGTGGACGCCAGCCAGATCGACCCGCCCAGCCTGTGGTCGATGATCCGCAGCTACGTGGTCTTCCACTTCATCCGCAAGTTTCCGCGCTGGGCGCCGCGGCTGCCGCAACTCACGCGGCCGACGGTGGCGCCGCTGCGGCTGTAG
- a CDS encoding endonuclease/exonuclease/phosphatase family protein, which translates to MSALAEAPADQAPGTATQAVTTRVLTVNTHKGFTFFNRKFILHELREAVRNVSADVVFLQEVLGTHTRHSTRWAGWPEAPHYEFLADEIWPEFAYGRNAVYPHGHHGNAVLSKYPIEHYENLDVSIAGPEKRGLLHCVLKLTDGRRLHAICVHLGLQERHRVKQLQLLCQMMHKRIPDDAPVVVAGDFNDWRVRAHGILARAGLREVYAHATGASARSFPAAFPMLQLDRIYVRNARVHAPIILPKKPWNHLSDHAPLAAEIAV; encoded by the coding sequence ATGAGCGCCCTGGCCGAAGCTCCTGCCGACCAGGCACCGGGCACCGCCACCCAGGCGGTGACCACCCGCGTGCTGACGGTCAACACCCACAAGGGTTTCACCTTCTTCAACCGCAAGTTCATCCTGCATGAGCTGCGCGAGGCGGTGCGCAACGTGTCCGCCGACGTCGTGTTCCTGCAGGAAGTGCTGGGCACGCACACCCGCCACTCCACGCGCTGGGCCGGCTGGCCCGAGGCGCCGCACTACGAGTTCCTGGCCGATGAGATCTGGCCCGAATTCGCGTACGGCCGCAACGCGGTGTACCCGCACGGCCACCACGGCAACGCGGTGCTGTCCAAGTACCCGATCGAGCACTACGAGAACCTGGACGTGTCGATTGCCGGGCCCGAGAAGCGCGGCCTGCTGCACTGCGTGCTCAAGCTGACCGATGGGCGCCGCCTGCATGCCATCTGCGTACACCTGGGGCTGCAGGAGCGCCACCGCGTCAAGCAGCTGCAGTTGCTGTGCCAGATGATGCACAAGCGCATCCCGGACGACGCGCCGGTGGTGGTGGCCGGCGACTTCAACGACTGGCGCGTGCGCGCCCACGGCATCCTGGCGCGGGCCGGCCTGCGCGAGGTGTATGCCCATGCCACCGGCGCTTCGGCGCGCAGCTTTCCGGCGGCTTTCCCGATGCTGCAGCTGGACCGCATCTACGTGCGCAATGCGCGTGTGCATGCGCCCATCATCCTGCCCAAGAAGCCCTGGAACCACCTGTCGGACCATGCGCCGTTGGCGGCGGAGATCGCGGTATGA
- a CDS encoding L,D-transpeptidase — MSLVHRRSLTFALSALLAAAASPCVLAHTRPSGSPSASSPATDQAWQHIVEAFDHRGLPFAIVDKQQAMLSVFDGRGRPIARTPVLLGLAPGDDSTPGVGQRAQQGTMAPQERTTPAGRFEAEPGRNVQGEDIVWLDYEAAFAIHRLRPGPSKQAREQRLASTRLADRRVSLGCVVVPVAFYESVIAPVLGRGRSVVYVLPETRPLHTLFARGAAAPVRTAAR, encoded by the coding sequence ATGTCCTTGGTGCACCGCCGCTCGCTTACCTTTGCCCTCAGCGCCCTGCTGGCCGCCGCCGCCAGCCCTTGCGTGCTGGCGCACACCCGCCCCTCCGGTTCGCCGTCGGCAAGCAGCCCTGCCACCGACCAAGCCTGGCAGCACATCGTCGAGGCCTTCGACCACCGTGGACTGCCCTTCGCCATCGTCGACAAGCAGCAGGCCATGCTCAGCGTGTTCGATGGCCGTGGCCGGCCCATCGCCCGCACGCCCGTGTTGCTGGGGCTGGCACCGGGCGACGACAGCACGCCCGGCGTGGGCCAGCGTGCCCAGCAGGGCACGATGGCGCCGCAGGAGCGCACCACGCCGGCCGGCCGCTTCGAGGCTGAGCCCGGCCGCAACGTGCAGGGCGAAGACATCGTGTGGCTGGACTACGAAGCGGCCTTCGCCATCCACCGGCTGCGGCCCGGCCCCTCGAAGCAGGCGCGCGAGCAGCGGCTGGCCTCGACCCGGCTGGCCGACCGCCGGGTGTCGCTGGGCTGCGTGGTGGTGCCGGTGGCCTTTTATGAAAGCGTGATCGCCCCGGTGCTGGGCCGCGGCCGGAGCGTGGTGTACGTGCTGCCTGAAACCCGACCGCTGCACACCTTGTTTGCACGCGGCGCCGCAGCGCCGGTGCGCACCGCCGCGCGCTGA